The Taeniopygia guttata chromosome 1A, bTaeGut7.mat, whole genome shotgun sequence DNA window GTATTTTCCTGCATCCTGCCCACATTAcatcctcagctcctgtgtGGTGGCACAAGCTGGTGGAACAATGCTGAATGATTTGCTGAATCCTTAGCAGCCCTTGTTGCTCCCATTGAATCCCCCTGCACCTTTGCCAGCCATGCACAGAAGATGCAGTGATCCATTTCAGAATTGCTGTCTGAACAACCTGCATAAGGTCAGGCTGTTTCATCTATCTATACAGACCTGTACCTCCAGACTCATGATTGCTGTTGTCTAGCAAAATTCACTTGATGTACAAGTCAGATATCTGACACATCTTGCTCATCCACAATTCCAGGGATTGTTGTAGCAAGATACGGGCACGTCTGGAAGGAGATAAGGAGATTCGCGCTCTCTACGCTGAGGGACTTTGGGATGGGAAAGAAATCCCTGGAGGAGCGAGTGGTAGAAGAAGCTGGATTTCTTTGTTCTGAAATCAAGTCTAAAGAAGGTTTGTGACATCCACAAGGATGGGGAAATCACAGAAAAAGGCAATACAGTGATGCAGAGAGAAGTAATGCTACAGCCACTCCTGTTTGCATGCAGTGCTCTCTTCCCATGCAAATACAGTGTTTCTAGTCTATGTGCCCTCCTTGGGGGGCATTTTGCTTTACAGAGGGGAGCTGCTGTAACACTAATCCCTTTGAAACAGTAAACAAATAAGAAATTAGAAATAGAGAGGTAAAATAGAATTATTCCCAGAGCTCAGTAACTCTACTTTATGAAGTTTAGTGGAACATATTGATATTATCACATGCAATAAAAGTGCAGCTGAGAGTTCACAGCCTGTCATCGAGACACAGAACAAAGTGTTACCAGTCAAGTCACAGAACAACCCTGCAGCTCAGTTTTTCTTGGGAGTTTTCTTCTTTAAACATAGAGCAACTAAATATTAGTAAGAATGAGATGATCTTCACTTCCTAGTGTGATGCTCTGGAGGCTTTTTCTCCTGGTGTCATCAAGGTGGCATTTGAGTATTCTCATTGCTTACAGATGAGGTCCAGCAGTTTGGTATTGCTGAGCTTCATGGTTTGGtctccatttccattttcaggtAAATCTTTTGATATACATGTTCTCATAAATAATGCTGTCTGCAACATGATCTGCAACATTGTCTTTGGAGACCGTTTTGACTATGGTGATAAGACATTCAAGAAGCTGTCACAGTTATTTCAAAATTCCTTGAATGAAGAAACTGGATTCCTGCCTCAGGTAAACCACAAGCTGTAAGAAGCTGCCCTCTATTGCTTGAGAGAATtgtattttcctcatttttctttttttgcatcATGTAATATCttctctctcactctctctgGTTCTCACACCCCAGCTTCTTAACGTGGTGCCCATTTTGGTGCACATCCCTGGAGTGCCACAGAAAATCTTTCGAGCACAAAAGGAATTAATGGACTTCATAGATGTGGTCTTAGATAAGCATATGAAGACCTGGGACCCTGCTTACACCCGAGATATCACGGATGTGTTTTTACAGGAAATGGAGAAGGTAGGGTGACACTAGCAGACCCTCCAGGGTCAGAAGTAATTTCTTTGCCTTGTTCAAGCTTGTGAAGCTGACTTACCTCCTAGAGCTGCACAAAACCTCTTACAATCTAATTTCCTACTTTTTCATTCCACTTTGTATCTTGAGAAGAAAGTTATTCTTCATGTCATAACCTCTTTTGTTGTCTTAAGACACCGTATTATCTGctgatatttttgtttccattttctgcTTTCACATTTCATTCAGAATCTAGGAACTTCCTTCTTTCCAGCCTACAAAAATATGAAGGCTTTTAAAAGGCAATGATTAAGAATTCACTGAATGTCCTAAGGTTGCACCAGGGAAGAAGTTGGCATGCGATATTCTGTGTAATGTCAGTGCCTCAATGGCTGATGCCTCAAAATCAGTCACAAAGCTGGAGCAACAGATTGACTTTTTGGTGTCATAGCCTGCCTTTAAACCAAGTTATGATTTGAAACGAGTGTTTCCTTTGGGATATATATTTTTGAATTGCTTGCTAAGAACTAGTTTGCTAGATATCAGAGGATGGCCTAAATCTGAACTTCACTGAAATTAAAAGGACTCTTTCCTTGAATTCAGTCAGGCACACAGTATGAAATCAAAGATACTTCGGTCAGCCCATCCATCTGCCATATGTTTCTGCACATGGATTCACTAAATTTCAAGTGCCAGATGAGCAATATTAGCAAATTCTGCTTGCAAATCACTTCCACCATCCAAGTCCTCAGGCTGGACTACTGCTCTGCATGACAAACCCTGCCATGCTGTGGGGGTCAGGCACCTCCAGCCCATGGGCATAGCAACGTGACCCACATTACTCTGCACTGAGCAGTACAGCCTAGGGGTGGGTGCTGCCTCTTGTCACACCTCTCTTCTGTTCACTAACATCACCTGATAAGCCAGTCTGATAACTTAATTAACTTTGGTCAAGTCAGTCCCAAACTCCTTTCTCTGAGATCTTTTATTGGAATAACAGTTGAGTCTTAAATGCATTATTAATTGCTATCCATATTACAACAGCATCTAAATATACAGAATAACTTAACAGAAGCTAATCCCTAGGAAAAGGAAGTATAAAGAGGATTAGAAAAGACAAAGAGACAAATTCATGCAGAGAGCTTGCCATATCTCACATGCTAACAAATTTGAGCTCAATTAGCATTTGTATGAGAGACCAGTTTTGCTGAAAATGGTATTGCAGACTTAATAGGCAGCAATAATCCTTTAACTGAtaactctgattttttttttttaatttttattcaataGTAAAAAAATACCAGGGCAGGAACAGAGAGAATATATAATGCATAGCTAGAAATAACCTCCTTAAAATTATGCTGATTTTTCATTTGCCACATCAATGCAACCTCCTCTCTGTGGCTTTTATCATCTGATCAAACCTGACGTTTGAGGGAAGATGTTACAGTGAGTGGCAAGGGCCTGCTGTCTGTTTGAGCTGAAAGCAAAAGGTGTTTACTTCTCTCCTGAAGGCAGAAGTAGCATTCTTCTCTGAGTATATTGGAGGTGGTTGAGGACCTTCAAATACAGGACATAACAGGGTTACAAAGCATATCAGTCATGCTCAGATTGTTgcttgtgctgtgctgtgttctTGGAATTAAAAACAGGAACACATGCTAAAAAATGTATCTAGTGCTTCTCAGtacttctctgggcagtgctCTTCTTGCCCAGCAAATACCCCAGCTCCAATCACCCACTTTTTTGCTCTCCACAGGGTAAGGCAGCTGAAGAGAATGGTTTCCACTATAACAACCTTCGTATGGTGACCATGGACTTGTTTACAGCTGGTTCTGAGACCACCTCCACCACTCTCCGGTGGGCATTGCTGTATATGCTTCTCCACCCAGAAATACAGAGTAAGTCAGAAACTTACTTACAGAAGTGTAGCCTCTTCCCTTCAAAACTCATTTTTGCACAAGGATTTCGCAAAGAGGAACAGCTTTGGTGATTGCCAGTCTAGCAGAAACACAGGAGAAACACTTCCCAAACAGCTGTTCTGGCAGGGGGTAACCATGATAAAAAGCCTGGAGTTTGAAGGGCAAGTTCGCTCTTACCTTCATTTTGAGGGCTTCACCTGGGGATTGGCTGTGGTCAGTGTACCCTCTTCCAGTATTTGGAACAGATACCGATTGGTTTAAATTCTCTAATGCTGCTTGGCCAGGTACCCTTCAAGCTGCATAGAGGGGAGGTAAGGTAGCATGTCAAGCAGCAAGGCCTTTATTAAAAATGCTATGAGCAAAGAACAGTTATACAGAGTTACCAGTCAACTGAAAAAGGCCTTCCTCTCTGgtttctgtttctgtctctgcttGTCCTGTTCTCACACAGTGCCTACAATCTCACGCAGCCAGTCTTCTTTCAGCTTGTACCAGCTGCTTCTGGTTCTCTAAGGGTCCTCTAATTCTTTATCTGTTCTGCTTTCAGGTAAGGTCCAGGCAGAGATTGATGGAGTGATTGGCAGAGAGAGACCCCCCACCATGAAGGACCAAGCTAGCATGCCTTACACTAATGCTGTGATCCATGAAGTGCAACGCTATGGGGACATTGTTCCTGTTGGGGTACCTCACATGACGTACCGGGACACTGAGTTGCAAGGCTTCTTCATTCCCAAGGTGGCTGTGACCAGATAAGCAATACAGCAGCCTCTCCTTGTGCAGGTGCCAGGCATGGGGTAGGGATGATCCCATCCAACCCTGCAATGTTGCACTTCCAGCCCCAATTACAGTCACTGCTGAGCACTAAAAtaggacattttgaaatgttaAATTCAGGCAGATGGTCATATCTGTGTTCTACGCTTACACGTTGTATGGGAACGCAACTGCAgtggcagctcagtgcaaaggTTTCCTTTCCTCTCGATGAGCTGTGATACTCACTGCCGGTTAGAAGCCTAACAGGCTCTCTGAAGGCACTCAACACCAACTTACTGTCTTTTCTGAGATGGTAGTAGTTAAATTCTAGCCTCTGAAGCTACCCAAATGCCATTGGCATTCAGACCAATTTCGCTGTGACAAGCAGCTGTCCTGGCAGGAGTGGCAGAATTCAAGCCTGGgatatttttgtatatttttgtaGCTGTGTAGTATCTCCTCTGATTTAAAACCTTGACATGTGAAACAGGAAAGCTTTGCCATTTTCCATGGTCCCTGAGAAAGCTGGGCTTTGAAGTCTGTCAGTCAGCTTTTTCCCTGTAGCTATAAAACAAGTCCAGGAGGATCTGAGAAGCAGAGGCTGTTTCCACTGTGTAACCATGAAATTGGCATTTGCATGCAACAGCCTTTGTAAGGCTACAAATTGCAAAAGTTCAGATGCTTCGGAGTGTTGAGCAAGCACAGTATGCCATCGGAAAAGGGCCCTGCTTTACCTCTGCTTCAAATAAGATGCAGAAGTGGAAATGGGTGCTATTAGTTGGCAGACACGGTCTAAAGAGGGACCAGCACTGTCCCATTGTGCCAAGACAATGCTGCTGTTCTCACATGTTTCCTCTTGTGGGGGTGTGCAGGGGACGACAGTCATCACCAACTTGTCTTCCGTGCTGAAGGATGAGACAATGTGGGAGAAACCAAACGAGTTTTACCCCGAACACTTCCTGGATGCAAAGGGGCAGTTTGTGAAACCAGAGGccttcctgcccttctcagCAGGTAAATCTGAGGGGAGGATCCTGCAACAAGTCAGAGACACAGCAGGAGGGTGATCTgctcccccccaccccgagACAATTCCAGCATCGATTATTGCCCTCTTTGACAGACACATCCTC harbors:
- the CYP2D6 gene encoding cytochrome P450 2D6; the protein is MALLLWLGSQLSSIWSNISILGVFLTVFALLLDFLKRRKKWSRYPPGPASLPFIGTMFSIDFHNPHHSFGQLQKKFGNIFSLQNCWTNLVVLNGYKTVKEALVHKSEDFADRPHFAIYEHMGYGKNSEGIVVARYGHVWKEIRRFALSTLRDFGMGKKSLEERVVEEAGFLCSEIKSKEGKSFDIHVLINNAVCNMICNIVFGDRFDYGDKTFKKLSQLFQNSLNEETGFLPQLLNVVPILVHIPGVPQKIFRAQKELMDFIDVVLDKHMKTWDPAYTRDITDVFLQEMEKGKAAEENGFHYNNLRMVTMDLFTAGSETTSTTLRWALLYMLLHPEIQSKVQAEIDGVIGRERPPTMKDQASMPYTNAVIHEVQRYGDIVPVGVPHMTYRDTELQGFFIPKGTTVITNLSSVLKDETMWEKPNEFYPEHFLDAKGQFVKPEAFLPFSAGRRACPGEQLARMELFLFFTTLLQKFTFVLAEGQPRPRVDGHFALTRSPHPYLLQALPR